The Penicillium digitatum chromosome 6, complete sequence genome contains the following window.
ACTGAATTTAAAGAAGTGCGTGTAAATAGGCGTCTCTTTATGTTCGTGCTGTTCTCTCCGTATCTTGTCTCGTGGAGGGTTCCCACCTGCTCATATATGTCCAGATCTGCATGTTCAACCCGAGTACGGGAATTGCGCCATCCTTGCGGGGGAGAGTGACGGTATTTGCATATAACAATAACCCAAGTTCCCTTTAGCGAACCGACGACTCGGAATGAGGGTTGATCAATTGACTGTCGATAGTATGGCCATGGATGACGTGATAGAGAAATGGCGTGCGCTGACCATCGAGGGTCGCAGTGCAGATGTGCCATGGAGGTCAATAATGGCGTGATAGATATCTTCCCTCCCCTCCCCGAACATTTTTGGTGTTGGGCtacttttttggggggggctTTGAAcatttttgatctcttcaACTGAGTCGTGGGGAAAGGAGATGCCAAGGAGTGTATCACTCCACATACTCTACTTAACATAGTCATAGttcatacaacatagaacaTAGACTCCTCCCATACTATGTTCTATGTTAAATGTAGGACTGCAGATCGGTCTGAAACCGGTTGGAGCGTAGTACTCCGTAACACTTTTTCACTTGGCTCTGACTTGTGGACTATAACGTCACTTCCACTACATTGGCGTGATTCAGATCAACACACTTCAACAAGCTCCGACGGTTCTTCGTCGATTTTCAAAGACCAATCTCCAATAGTAAGAAATCTCTTGTATCTGGAACCTTTCCGTTCGAAAACACCCACCATACCGCAGAAGGCGCTTGCGACTTTGAAATCTAAACTTCAAGTGTAGTCAGCTACTTATACACCGGGTACGGAGGAGACCGTAGCAGATTGCCATTGGGTCTCTAAATGTCCCCCCTGCACATCATGATTGGCAATTCAAAACCTTTCGGTGATCATTGTTGTGACTTTTACCTTCTCGCCTGGCCCGCACATGGAGAGGCCAAAGCGAGATATCTGGTGAAAATGGCGTGATGATGAAAGGTCAATCTTGCTGTCTTTTATATGAATTGCCCATCCAACCAGGCGTtacttcttctcttccatcCGTGATCGAAGTTCCGATCCCAAGATTGTGAGATGACGGTTGGAGAAGCCAATCAAATGGCCTCCGATGTCGAGGGCCTTGACTCCAAGGTGATCCCCAGAGTCTCATCTGCACAgtcttcgtcttcctcaACGTACGAAGGCCCTCGGGCCAAGCAGACCGACTGTGCTTTCGATACGACCGAAGACCCGCGATACTACAAGCCCATTCCTGAATATGAGGGTGCCCATCGGTGGGACCCGGACTTTGAATGGACAGAGGCCGAAGAGACAGCGGTGGTCCGAAAGGTAGACACTACGGAAGCTCTCCTGTTGTGTGTTCATAATCGCTAATCCGTGTGATAGATTGACTGGCGGATTTGCACATTTGCCTGTTTGACGTTCTTTGCGCTCCAGCTAGATCGTGGAAATGTCGTCCAAGCCACATCAGACAACATGCTGAATGATATTGGCATATCCACAGATGACTACAATACTGGCCAAACGATCTTCTTTGTAACATTCCTCTTCGCCGAGCTGCCTTCCCAGCTCATCTCGAAATGGGTCGGTCCCGATCGCTGGATTCCCGTGCAAATGATAAGCTGGAGTCTCATCGCCTCGTGTCAGGCATTTATTCAAAACAAGGGCGGGTTCTTCGCGACCCGTGCCATGCTCGGTCTTCTCGAGGGTGGCTTTATTCCAGATACCATCCTATTCCTCTCCTTCTGGTACAAGTCCAAGGAGTTACCTCTCCGGCTGGGCTTCTTCTGGATGACATATGAAGCAACCTCAATTGTCAGCGCCTTCCTTGCTTTTGGCTTCCTCCACATCCGTCAATCGGATGGTACCGGGGGCTGGCGATATCTGTTTGCCTTGGAGGGTCTGATTACCGGGCTGATCGGCATCGCCGCTGCATTCTGGATGCCACCCTCGCCAACTCAGACCGCGGGCCGGTTCCGCGGTAAGGATGGTTGGTTCAATGAGCATGAAGAAAAAATTATGGTGAATCGGGTGCTTCGCGACGACCCTAGCAAGGGCTCCATGCACAATCGCCAGGCTGTTACTCCCAAGTTACTCTGGCAGGCCCTGAAGGACTACGACATGTGGCTTATCTACCTGCTTGGTCTGACCTGGATGATCCCCAGTACACCGGCTACGGCGTACATCAGTCTGGAATTGAAATCGCTCGGGTTCAGCACTTTCCACACGAACCTGCTCACAATCCCGGCCTATGTGATCTTCATCGTAAATCTATTGTTGTGGACTTGGATGTCGGAGCGGTTTAATCAGCGACTCCTGCTTGGTGTCGGTTCTGAGCTGTGGGCTTTGGTCCTCTTGATCGCGCTGGAGACTGTCTCTGAGCAGGCCAGTCCTTGGGTCCGTTGGGTTCTGCTGATCCTGTTGATTGGCATGCCGTACGTGCACGCCATTATTGTTGCCATCACATCCCGCAATGCGGGC
Protein-coding sequences here:
- a CDS encoding Transporter, putative yields the protein MTVGEANQMASDVEGLDSKVIPRVSSAQSSSSSTYEGPRAKQTDCAFDTTEDPRYYKPIPEYEGAHRWDPDFEWTEAEETAVVRKIDWRICTFACLTFFALQLDRGNVVQATSDNMLNDIGISTDDYNTGQTIFFVTFLFAELPSQLISKWVGPDRWIPVQMISWSLIASCQAFIQNKGGFFATRAMLGLLEGGFIPDTILFLSFWYKSKELPLRLGFFWMTYEATSIVSAFLAFGFLHIRQSDGTGGWRYLFALEGLITGLIGIAAAFWMPPSPTQTAGRFRGKDGWFNEHEEKIMVNRVLRDDPSKGSMHNRQAVTPKLLWQALKDYDMWLIYLLGLTWMIPSTPATAYISLELKSLGFSTFHTNLLTIPAYVIFIVNLLLWTWMSERFNQRLLLGVGSELWALVLLIALETVSEQASPWVRWVLLILLIGMPYVHAIIVAITSRNAGSVRTRTVATAVYNMMVQASNIIGNNIYRTKDKPYYHTGNKVLMALAVWSMAIFIIAKLYYVKRNKQNAALWDKMSSEERSRYVVENKDLGNKRLDFRFLH